The following coding sequences are from one Longimicrobium sp. window:
- a CDS encoding ABC transporter ATP-binding protein, translating into MTGPLTQITTLFTDFQRGAVGLGRMFDHLDQPPEQDPALAYAPPPPIATVVRGEISMRGVCFGYSAGREVLHDVSVCFPRGAITAIVGPSGAGKSSLLRLILRMEEPDAGEVCVDGAPITSLSIPDLRRQMAVVWQEFSLVQGTIWDNLTLGAEEPSRARVDDAVRLCRLKSLIDELPDGYDTHVGEWGATLSGGQRQRIALVRALVRDAPVLLLDEAMANVDMQTESLILRDLLARQEGKTVIFVTHRVSTAALADHVVMVAAGRVAAAGTHAELMRDSEAYRKLQGGGMEDPRRPHAVPAT; encoded by the coding sequence ATGACCGGCCCGCTCACGCAGATCACCACGCTGTTCACCGACTTCCAGCGGGGTGCGGTGGGCCTGGGGCGCATGTTCGATCACCTGGACCAGCCCCCCGAGCAGGACCCCGCCCTGGCGTATGCGCCGCCGCCGCCCATCGCCACCGTGGTGCGGGGCGAGATCAGCATGCGCGGCGTGTGCTTCGGCTACTCGGCCGGGCGCGAGGTGCTGCACGACGTGAGCGTCTGCTTCCCGCGCGGCGCCATCACCGCCATCGTGGGCCCCAGCGGGGCGGGGAAGAGCTCGCTCCTCCGCCTGATCCTGCGCATGGAGGAGCCTGACGCGGGCGAGGTGTGCGTGGACGGCGCGCCGATCACCTCCCTCTCCATCCCCGACCTGCGCCGGCAGATGGCGGTGGTGTGGCAGGAGTTCAGCCTGGTGCAGGGCACCATCTGGGACAACCTGACGCTCGGCGCCGAGGAGCCCTCGCGGGCGCGCGTCGACGACGCCGTGCGGCTCTGCCGGCTGAAGTCGCTCATCGACGAGCTCCCCGACGGCTACGACACGCACGTGGGCGAGTGGGGCGCCACCCTGTCGGGCGGGCAGCGCCAGCGCATTGCGCTGGTGCGCGCGCTGGTACGCGACGCGCCGGTGCTGCTGCTGGACGAGGCCATGGCCAACGTCGACATGCAGACCGAGAGCCTGATCCTGCGCGACCTGCTCGCGCGCCAGGAGGGGAAGACGGTGATCTTCGTGACGCACCGCGTGAGCACCGCAGCGCTGGCCGACCACGTGGTGATGGTGGCGGCGGGGCGCGTGGCGGCCGCGGGAACGCACGCGGAGCTGATGCGCGACAGCGAGGCGTACCGCAAGCTCCAGGGCGGCGGCATGGAAGACCCGCGCCGCCCGCACGCCGTCCCGGCGACCTGA
- the argH gene encoding argininosuccinate lyase yields the protein MSEDTGRIRRALDPRARRIVFGDDADRAIRDELPSCVRIDRAHLVMLVERGILPPGRGRRLLAAMDRLVAEDYAPLKGRAAPRGLYLLYESWLVETLGEETGGAVHLARSRNDINATVLRLRLREPYGRLVGEVLRLLAVLVRRAERHAATLMPVYTHHQAALPVTFGHYLAGVALALLRDLHGIEAAAAGLDRCPLGAGAAGGTTVPIDAERTAALLGFAEGVLHSIDAVASRDLVLRLLSAASVLGVTLSRLATDLQLWSTAEFDLVGFPDTLVGSSSMMPQKRNAFLLEHVQGRAGAPLGAFTAAAVAMHATPFSNSVAVGTEGVRPLWGALEGVTEAVVLSRLVVAGAEPRPERMRRRADEGFTAATELANRLVLETGMSFRRAHHRVGERVTEAAARGEPLAEAAGALFRELGIDADAAGLDPAAVADAAAHGGGPAEVALRRAVAELRREWSAAARRLHARRERWREGDRALDAAAARVAGGPAPDDAPSEPMAAPAG from the coding sequence GTGAGCGAGGACACCGGGCGGATCCGCCGGGCGCTGGACCCGCGCGCGCGCCGGATCGTCTTCGGCGACGACGCCGACCGGGCGATCCGCGACGAGCTCCCGTCCTGCGTCCGCATCGACCGGGCGCACCTGGTGATGCTGGTGGAGCGCGGGATCCTCCCCCCCGGGCGCGGGCGGCGGCTCCTGGCCGCGATGGACCGGCTGGTCGCGGAAGACTACGCGCCGCTGAAGGGGCGCGCGGCGCCACGCGGGCTGTACCTCCTCTACGAGAGCTGGCTGGTCGAGACGCTGGGCGAGGAGACCGGCGGCGCGGTGCACCTCGCCCGCTCGCGCAACGACATCAACGCCACCGTCCTCCGGCTCCGGCTGCGGGAGCCGTACGGCCGGCTGGTCGGCGAGGTGCTCCGCCTGCTGGCCGTCCTGGTCCGCCGCGCCGAGCGCCACGCCGCCACCCTGATGCCGGTCTACACGCACCACCAGGCGGCGCTCCCGGTCACCTTCGGGCACTACCTGGCCGGCGTGGCCCTGGCGCTCCTGCGCGACCTGCACGGGATCGAGGCCGCGGCCGCCGGCCTCGACCGCTGTCCGCTGGGCGCCGGCGCGGCGGGGGGGACCACGGTGCCGATCGACGCGGAGCGGACGGCGGCGCTCCTCGGCTTCGCGGAGGGCGTGCTGCACTCGATCGACGCGGTGGCCTCGCGCGACCTGGTCCTCCGCCTCCTTTCGGCCGCGTCGGTCCTGGGCGTCACGCTCAGCAGGCTGGCGACCGACCTGCAGCTCTGGAGCACGGCGGAGTTCGACCTGGTCGGCTTCCCCGACACCCTGGTCGGCTCCAGCTCGATGATGCCGCAGAAGCGCAACGCCTTCCTCCTGGAGCACGTGCAGGGGCGGGCCGGGGCGCCGCTGGGCGCCTTCACCGCCGCCGCCGTGGCGATGCACGCCACGCCTTTCAGCAACTCGGTCGCCGTCGGCACCGAGGGGGTGCGGCCGCTCTGGGGCGCGCTGGAGGGGGTGACGGAGGCGGTGGTCCTCTCCCGTCTCGTCGTCGCCGGCGCCGAGCCGCGGCCGGAGCGGATGCGCCGGCGGGCGGACGAGGGGTTCACCGCCGCCACCGAGCTGGCCAACCGGCTGGTGCTGGAGACGGGGATGTCGTTCCGCCGGGCGCACCACCGCGTGGGCGAGCGGGTGACGGAGGCGGCCGCGCGCGGAGAGCCGCTGGCGGAGGCGGCCGGCGCCCTCTTCCGCGAGCTGGGGATCGACGCGGACGCGGCCGGCCTGGACCCCGCCGCGGTCGCGGACGCCGCGGCGCACGGCGGCGGGCCGGCCGAGGTCGCGCTGCGCCGCGCCGTGGCCGAGCTGCGGCGCGAGTGGTCGGCCGCCGCCCGCCGGCTCCACGCGCGCCGGGAACGGTGGCGCGAGGGCGACCGCGCCCTGGACGCCGCGGCGGCCAGGGTGGCTGGCGGGCCTGCGCCGGACGACGCGCCGTCCGAGCCGATGGCGGCGCCGGCGGGATGA
- a CDS encoding ATP-grasp domain-containing protein — protein sequence MSAAPAGKALLFVESNTSGTGRLFARTARSMGFLPVLITARPEKYAYLVEEGAPEVVVVPRVDEDELHALVAARWGGAAGVAGITSSSEYFVATAAALAARFGLPGPDAASVRAARDKSRQREVLAAGGVPSPAFRAVSSAPEAAAAAREIGFPVVLKPVDGSGSVGVRACADPAEAGSHAALLFASGESGARVLVESFVAGDEFSVEVFSGRVVGITRKHLGDPPFFVEAGHDYPADVPEEAASALIDSVTRGTALLGLGWGPLHWELRIDREGRAVPMEVNPRLAGGFIPELVRHAEGIDLIRETLRLVVGREPGLVRAHRRHASIRFLFAPGAGRLAAIDGMSSALGRPDVVEVRAYRRPGDALAVHGDFRDRIGHVVACAPEARAAARAAEGARDTVRVRVDAPASARADEADEAAAPLAGATEGAA from the coding sequence GTGAGCGCGGCCCCCGCCGGAAAGGCGCTGCTCTTCGTCGAGAGCAACACCAGCGGCACGGGGCGGCTCTTCGCGCGCACCGCGCGGAGCATGGGCTTCCTCCCGGTGCTGATCACCGCCCGGCCCGAGAAATACGCCTACCTCGTCGAGGAGGGCGCGCCGGAGGTGGTCGTGGTCCCGCGCGTCGACGAGGACGAGCTGCACGCGCTGGTCGCCGCGCGCTGGGGCGGAGCCGCCGGGGTGGCCGGGATCACCTCCAGCTCCGAGTACTTCGTCGCCACCGCGGCGGCGCTGGCGGCGCGTTTCGGCCTTCCCGGCCCCGACGCGGCGTCCGTTCGCGCCGCGCGCGACAAGTCGCGGCAGCGCGAGGTGCTGGCCGCCGGCGGCGTCCCCTCCCCCGCCTTCCGCGCCGTCTCCTCGGCGCCCGAGGCCGCGGCGGCCGCGCGCGAGATCGGCTTCCCCGTGGTCCTCAAGCCGGTGGACGGGAGCGGGAGCGTGGGCGTGCGCGCCTGCGCCGATCCGGCGGAAGCCGGGTCCCACGCCGCGCTCCTCTTCGCCTCGGGCGAAAGTGGCGCCCGCGTCCTGGTCGAGTCGTTCGTCGCCGGCGACGAGTTCTCCGTCGAGGTCTTCTCCGGGCGGGTGGTGGGGATCACCCGCAAGCACCTGGGAGATCCGCCCTTCTTCGTCGAGGCGGGGCACGACTACCCGGCCGACGTCCCCGAGGAGGCCGCGTCGGCGCTCATCGACTCGGTGACGCGCGGGACGGCGCTCCTGGGCCTGGGGTGGGGCCCGCTCCACTGGGAGCTGCGGATCGACCGCGAGGGGCGCGCCGTGCCGATGGAGGTCAACCCGCGGCTCGCCGGCGGCTTCATCCCCGAGCTGGTGCGCCACGCCGAGGGGATCGACCTGATCCGCGAGACCCTGCGCCTGGTGGTGGGGCGGGAGCCGGGGCTGGTCCGGGCGCACCGGCGGCACGCCTCCATCCGCTTCCTCTTCGCGCCCGGCGCGGGGCGGCTCGCGGCGATCGACGGGATGTCCAGCGCGCTCGGCCGCCCCGACGTGGTGGAGGTGCGCGCCTACCGCCGCCCCGGCGACGCGCTTGCCGTGCACGGCGACTTCCGCGACCGCATCGGCCACGTGGTCGCCTGCGCCCCGGAGGCCCGCGCCGCCGCCCGCGCCGCCGAGGGCGCCCGCGACACCGTCCGCGTCCGGGTCGACGCGCCCGCGTCCGCGCGCGCGGACGAAGCGGACGAAGCTGCCGCACCGCTGGCGGGCGCGACGGAGGGGGCGGCGTGA
- a CDS encoding cysteine synthase family protein codes for MSGPVIHANFVDAIALPRLVWLRPNLIGLAFPLMKLLPARFIVRKALEEEELRPGGLIAETTSGTFGLALAMVARLGGHPLTLVSDPAIDAPLKRRLEDLGATVHIVREPGPTGGFQQARLAILERVLAESPGSFCPRQYSNPHNPGSYAPCAEQLAHAAGAIDCLIGTVGSGGSVCGISSYLRLISPELEVIGVDTHRSVLFGQSDAGSGRLLRGLGNSLMPPNVDHTAFDLVHWVGAAEAFLATRRLHRDHALFMGPTSGAAYLVAEGWARENPDRLGAVIFPDEGYRYQDTVYDDAWLEAKGVRLDVLPQEPVEWEHPHDGHDPWAFFRWGRRSYAEVMDRPGAGLRLVPA; via the coding sequence GTGAGCGGCCCCGTGATCCACGCCAACTTCGTGGACGCCATCGCGCTCCCCCGCCTCGTCTGGCTCCGCCCCAACCTGATCGGGCTGGCCTTCCCCCTGATGAAGCTGCTCCCGGCGCGCTTCATCGTCCGCAAGGCGCTGGAGGAGGAGGAGCTGCGGCCGGGCGGCCTCATCGCCGAGACCACCTCCGGCACCTTCGGGCTGGCGCTGGCGATGGTGGCGCGGCTCGGCGGCCACCCGCTGACGCTGGTGAGCGACCCGGCCATCGACGCCCCGCTCAAGCGGCGGCTGGAAGACCTGGGCGCCACGGTGCACATCGTCCGCGAGCCGGGGCCCACCGGCGGCTTCCAGCAGGCGCGGCTCGCCATCCTCGAGCGGGTGCTGGCCGAGAGCCCGGGGAGCTTCTGCCCCCGCCAGTACAGCAACCCGCACAACCCGGGGAGCTACGCCCCCTGCGCCGAGCAGCTGGCCCACGCGGCCGGGGCGATCGACTGCCTGATCGGCACCGTGGGGTCGGGCGGGAGCGTGTGCGGGATCTCGTCGTACCTGCGGCTGATCTCCCCCGAGCTCGAGGTGATCGGCGTGGACACGCACCGCAGCGTCCTCTTCGGCCAGTCCGACGCCGGGAGCGGGCGGCTGCTGCGCGGCCTCGGCAACTCGCTGATGCCGCCGAACGTGGACCACACGGCGTTCGACCTGGTGCACTGGGTGGGCGCGGCCGAGGCCTTCCTGGCCACCCGCCGGCTCCACCGCGACCACGCGCTCTTCATGGGCCCCACCAGCGGCGCGGCGTACCTGGTGGCCGAAGGGTGGGCGCGCGAGAACCCCGACCGGCTGGGCGCCGTGATCTTCCCCGACGAAGGGTACCGCTACCAGGACACCGTCTACGACGACGCCTGGCTGGAGGCGAAGGGGGTGCGCCTCGACGTCCTCCCGCAGGAGCCGGTGGAGTGGGAGCACCCCCACGACGGCCATGACCCGTGGGCGTTCTTCCGCTGGGGCCGCCGCTCGTACGCCGAGGTGATGGACCGGCCCGGCGCCGGCCTGAGGCTGGTGCCGGCGTGA
- a CDS encoding MbtH family protein: protein MPTDATEDTRTYVVLVNHEEQYSLWLADKKIPLGWSAVGEPGSREECLAYVEEVWTDMTPKSLRKQTQEA from the coding sequence ATGCCGACGGACGCGACGGAGGACACCCGCACCTACGTCGTCCTGGTCAACCACGAGGAGCAGTACTCGCTCTGGCTGGCGGACAAGAAGATCCCCCTGGGCTGGTCGGCCGTGGGCGAGCCGGGCTCCAGGGAGGAGTGCCTGGCGTACGTGGAGGAGGTGTGGACCGACATGACGCCGAAGAGCCTGCGGAAGCAGACCCAGGAAGCCTGA
- a CDS encoding chorismate mutase, with protein sequence MSAQELAPPDEDGWRGANLEAIRDEIERIDRAIIALIAERVRLAREVGVAKRARGLPILDPRARQPSSAARGPSPARPASRTTTCATSTGT encoded by the coding sequence GTGAGCGCGCAGGAGCTGGCGCCCCCTGACGAGGACGGCTGGCGCGGCGCGAACCTGGAGGCGATCCGCGACGAGATCGAGCGGATCGACCGCGCGATAATCGCGCTGATCGCCGAGCGGGTGCGGCTGGCGCGCGAGGTGGGGGTGGCCAAGCGCGCCCGCGGCCTCCCGATCCTTGACCCGCGCGCGAGGCAGCCGTCGTCCGCCGCGCGGGGACCCTCGCCCGCGCGGCCGGCCTCCCGGACGACGACGTGCGCTACATCTACTGGCACGTGA
- a CDS encoding SDR family NAD(P)-dependent oxidoreductase, with protein sequence MLEFALVLAHGAESLEPRVAHDYLWQRPFNLDDLQRDLAFELSDTVRGLVRAERLFHASRYYEAEMLYADLRARGCDTAPVRWTSMIGLRLGWGVGYRGAHNHYRVHFAIPTPAVEDGVRARLRRATVPFTADEGVTLEAVHVWDDPNQAFTQDGLSVGGENATLTDGRNSFEIPGHRVRWGIGVSAMFQFAGAGNVTLHAAGRRIRTLNAAPAPAERSRRGDRTEPGPTKDSGPTSRVRARAGRPRAVCEASRCCRGFGRRGAGSRRRSAVPPLERWRQPSRSGGWMQIGEVRALVTGAASGLGYRFALELARAGAKVAAVDIDGDGLRRLAAESAGLPGRVETMVGDITDESAVKAFVRDADERFGGVNVLVNNAAVLMDGLLVADDDGWIRRLPTAQWRRALDVNLTGQFLVAREVAASMLERCGEGNGGEGVIVNISSLARSGNAGQSVYGASKAGLDSATRTWALELAPHGIRVASIAPGVIQTPLLDNISEEARASLLAGIPVGRFGDPFEVWLALRFVIECGFFTGRVLELDGGARM encoded by the coding sequence GTGCTCGAGTTCGCGCTGGTGCTCGCGCACGGCGCTGAGTCGCTCGAGCCTCGGGTGGCGCACGATTATCTCTGGCAGCGCCCGTTCAACCTCGACGACCTGCAGCGCGATCTCGCGTTCGAGCTGAGCGATACCGTACGCGGGCTGGTGCGTGCCGAGCGATTGTTCCATGCCTCCCGCTATTACGAAGCGGAGATGCTGTACGCAGACCTCCGTGCACGCGGATGCGACACGGCTCCGGTGCGGTGGACCTCGATGATCGGGTTGCGGCTTGGCTGGGGCGTCGGGTACCGCGGCGCGCACAACCACTACCGGGTCCACTTCGCGATTCCGACGCCGGCAGTCGAGGACGGCGTGCGCGCTCGCCTGCGCCGGGCGACGGTGCCGTTCACGGCCGACGAGGGCGTGACGCTCGAAGCGGTCCACGTGTGGGACGATCCCAACCAGGCGTTCACCCAGGACGGGCTCTCGGTCGGCGGAGAGAACGCCACGCTCACCGACGGCCGGAACTCGTTCGAGATCCCCGGTCACCGCGTCCGATGGGGGATCGGTGTATCGGCCATGTTCCAATTCGCCGGCGCCGGTAACGTCACCCTCCACGCCGCCGGGCGTCGAATTCGAACACTGAACGCCGCGCCGGCCCCGGCGGAAAGATCGCGGCGCGGGGATCGGACGGAACCCGGTCCGACGAAGGACTCCGGCCCGACGAGCAGAGTCCGAGCCCGAGCCGGTCGGCCTCGCGCAGTTTGCGAGGCTTCCCGGTGTTGCCGCGGCTTCGGCCGCCGGGGTGCGGGGTCTAGACGACGATCGGCCGTTCCGCCGCTGGAGAGATGGCGGCAACCCTCACGTTCGGGAGGATGGATGCAGATCGGAGAGGTGCGGGCGCTGGTGACGGGCGCCGCCAGCGGGCTGGGCTACCGCTTCGCGCTGGAGCTGGCGCGCGCCGGCGCGAAGGTGGCGGCCGTGGATATCGACGGTGACGGGCTGCGACGGCTGGCCGCCGAATCCGCCGGCCTCCCCGGCCGCGTGGAGACGATGGTGGGCGACATCACCGACGAATCCGCAGTCAAGGCGTTCGTCCGCGACGCCGACGAGCGGTTCGGCGGCGTGAACGTGCTGGTGAACAACGCCGCCGTGCTGATGGACGGCCTGCTGGTGGCCGACGACGACGGCTGGATCCGCCGCCTCCCGACCGCGCAGTGGCGCAGGGCGCTCGACGTGAACCTCACCGGCCAGTTCCTGGTCGCGCGCGAGGTCGCCGCGTCGATGCTGGAGCGCTGCGGCGAAGGTAATGGCGGTGAGGGCGTGATCGTGAACATCTCGTCGCTGGCGCGCTCGGGGAACGCGGGGCAGTCGGTGTACGGCGCCAGCAAGGCGGGGCTCGACTCGGCCACGCGCACCTGGGCGCTGGAACTGGCGCCGCACGGCATCCGCGTGGCCTCCATCGCTCCGGGCGTGATCCAGACCCCGCTCCTCGACAACATCTCCGAAGAGGCGCGCGCC